Sequence from the Deltaproteobacteria bacterium genome:
GGTGATCTACGGCAGTGGAGGGATGACGACCGATGAGGGATGAGCGATGAGCGGGTGCGAAACCGTTTGGAGAATTTTGCCAATGGCGCTGTGGGTCACCGCGTGTGTCTCGGCCGCTTACCTGGGGGCCGCCAGCGCTTCGTGCTCCTCGCGTCCTTTGTGGTGGGTGGCTGCGTCGACTCGAGACGATGCAGCAAGGCATCAATTCCTTTGATCCTCGTTTGCAGAGCGACCCGGATCGAGGCCGCAGAGGCGCGCAGCACGGAGGTTCCGGGGAACAAGTGAATGGACCCAGATCGGGAAGATGGGCGAGCGCGTGCGGCGCTACTTCGCCGCCCCACTGAGGTGCAGCAACCGGGCCTGGGTGCCCTCCAGGATCGCGTCCCTGAGGAACGTGCTGGCATCGAGGATTTCGATGCCGATCAGATCGCCGGCCGCGTTCAGCTCCGCGGTGACGTTGGGACTCAACTCGACGCTGTGCTCCTCTTCTCCCTCGGCGACCACCAGGTGCAGGATGTCTTCGTGCTCGAAATACAACAGTTTCGGTTTGCTCATGGCTGGTATCTCCCCACCCGGACACGCAGGT
This genomic interval carries:
- a CDS encoding DUF2283 domain-containing protein; the protein is MSKPKLLYFEHEDILHLVVAEGEEEHSVELSPNVTAELNAAGDLIGIEILDASTFLRDAILEGTQARLLHLSGAAK